Sequence from the Tenrec ecaudatus isolate mTenEca1 chromosome 6, mTenEca1.hap1, whole genome shotgun sequence genome:
gaggcctggccctgggcccttgtCACAGTCCTCGCTGTGTCTGAGCTCACGCTGCCACCTGCCTCCATGGAAGGTTTTCCTCATTTTGGCGGGCCCTCTACACCTCCCACATGGAACAGAAGTAGTGTCAACGGCATCACAGACGTCCTTGGGGGACACTGGTGAACACAGATTCCTAGCAGGGAGCCGGACTCACCGATCTGGTCGTTGCCGTTGCAAGAGGCAAAGTGCAGGGCCGTGCGGCCCTTGCCGTCGGCAGCGCAGGGGTCCACGCCATCCTCCAGCAGCTGCTGCACTGGCGCCACCAAGGGGGGGAGGGTGGCAGGAAGTACAATGTTAGtccagctgcaggcctggggggccTGGGAGGGCACTAAGGGCGGGAACTGCAGGCCAGGGAGCCATGGTGTGCAGGCCAGCCAGCTCCTGGCTGCTGTCTCCCCACGGCCCCGGGCCCCCGGGCTGGCCAGAGACTTGTAGAAAGCCACTTAATCCCAAGTCCTCACTTTAGGGGTGAGCTAATTAATTGTTGGACCAAACAGAGCAGGCTACACtgtttttctttggtccttagtaaTCTTATTTTTAGTACTTTGTCTATAATTTAAAGTGGCCTATTGAAGTCACTCACTGTTGGTGCAGAGTTGTCTGTTTAATATATGAGTGTCTGTTGAATGCACTTGGTGCAATGCTTCTTGGTCAGGGGTCctcgaccttcctcatgccacagccctttcagacagtgcctcatgtggtggtgacccgccaaccataaaattattttcattgctatttcataactgtcattttgctactgtgatgaatcgggtgaccccgtgaaagggtcttttgacccccgtaggggtcatgacccacaggttgagaaccgctgtcccagCTGACAAGTTCAAGGAAATCGACATTGAATATAGGATGGAGTGACCCTTTTATTGCTGTGTATCTTACATTTCTCTTGTCACGGGTTTTCACTTAAAGTCTATTTCATGTGATACCAGTCCAGACACCCTTAGCAAGCTGATTTTTAAGGTGACCGCTTTGTATGGCCCTCAAACGACGTTCTAAATATCCAGTGGCCCCTGGCAGAGAAAAGGCTCCCCACCGTGGCCCTGGAATACCGACTGCTCAAGCCTCCAGGGCTGCAGGACCAAGCAGGCTACTCTTCCTGGGCAAACCCTTCCTGCCTCCAGGCTAAGTTAGCCACTGCCCCAGGTCCTCCTCAATGCCCTGTCTACCCTACTCTGTAACATGCGTATTCAGGGCATGGTGCTTGGATGCTAATCTCTCACCTTACATACCAGAAGACTCAGGCTGAGCCATCCTCTAAGACCCCAGGGGACACCCACTCAGCAGCCAGACACAAAGCCAAGTATCGACCCAGCTTTCTCTGGATCATGAACTTACAccccaccaactcaacacatgacttttttttaaatattattttgtcttgGAAATGGTTTCAGTTTACATTCTTCTTCTCCACCTGCTTTTGTTATGTCATCAACTTTGTGTCCCGCCTAGCACCAAGCATCAGGAGCcctccctggtggagcagtggttacaccttgggctgtgatctgcaaggacagcagttcgaaaccacctgctgctctgaggaagaaagacagggctttcaactccccgAAAGTTAGTGTCTCAGAAATCACAGGGGTTGGTCTACCCTGTCCCGATGAATCGGAATCGACTCAAGGGAAGTGAGTTTGGGTGGATGCTGCTACTGACCAGTGGACGCCAGAGAGTGACAACAGGCCACCCAGGCCTTTCAGATGTTCTCTCACCCAAACAAGTTGGAGCTCCACTGACCTAATTCCTGTCGGGTCTCAGCCAGCGGCTGGAGGAGGTGGCACCAGCCAGAGGACTCCCAGGAGGTAAAGGTTGGGCGTTCACACCCTCTCCCTCTGCTGAGGGGGTACAGCTAAGACATCGGGCAGTACAGGGAGTCAGAGGAGCCCGGGGAAGCTGAGCATGGAAGCTAAACTGGTCTTCTGCAGGTGACTGCAAACTTACACAATGTATGTGTGAGCCCAGGCCAAGGGGCGAGTGGGCAGGTGGCCCGACACCCCTTCCTCCCAGCTGCTGGCTCCCTGGAGTCCACCCTCCCAACCAGCTCACAGGGCTCTGGGGCTGCACCCACTGTGCACACTCACCTGTTTCCACGTCGTTCGCGTTGGCCGAGTCCCTCAGCCTCTTCAGAGCTGCGATGAGAATAGGAGAGTaccagtttatttatttatgtttaatgGTCATGATGTAGCAGAAGGTGATGggggaaactaatgtgtgtgggCCATCCAACATAATAGCTGGGTGAAACGGGCTTGTCAGCGGCAACACAAAAGCTTTGATGAGACTCATAAGAAGGCAGTGAggggagcggatatcaggggctcaagtgggaagagaatgctttgaaaatgatgatggcggcctaggtgcaaaggtgcttgacaccctggatgactgtatggattgtggtaagagatggaGAGCCCcaaaaaaagtattaaaaaaaaagagggcagtgagtttacgtTATGGGGTaactcagaaaagtgggtgtgcgAGCTTGCACAACTGTCAGTGAACTGCGCGTGTACAAAGTGCTGACTTGGTGTAAACTTTGCATAGTCTTTTTTTTTGCATAgtcttttataattaaaaaaacccaCCATATAAAAGAGAACCACCACAGGGGAGCTAAAGGGAACATTGGCACATTGTAGAAAACATGACGAAGGTCACCGGGCAATTTGTAGAAAGTGACAGATGAAAATGGGACTTCCTTCATCAGCTTGTACCAAAAACAAAATATTGTTATATATACATGATTCCCAAAGGATGTATCTGAATTTGACAATTCCTCAGCCGAAACATTTTCACTCTCCAGTGGCACTATAACGAAATCAGAGGCGAAGAGAAAACAAATGCTTTTGCATCCCAAAACTGGGCAAAAACCGCAACTAGGATCCAGGAGAGTTCCTAACAATCCCATAATGCACTGTGGCTTTCACAAGCCTTTCAAAGCTTCCTGTGGCCCTGAGGGACCGGCTAGTAGGGGCCCCGATGCTTCTTAGGCCAGACCAAGCGATATGACCAGCAGGGCtatttctctgagcctcagtttcctcttcagCCAAATGGGTAGAATCGGATACCGGAGGGTGACTGAGACGCAGAGATGGGCAGGCGAGCGGCTATAAATTCCATTCCCTAAGTTAACTCTAACAGCATCCGGGTCGGCAGGTGTCGTACCCATTTCACCGACCAGAAAACTAAGGCTAAAAGGgtccatttattttaaaatttgattttagcatttttaatttttcaagggtCTGTATTTTTGTTTAACGAATAATGAGATGGAAGTGTCTACCCCAAGTTTGCAGATCAAAAAAGCAGGGACGACTCGACAACAGGATCTGGCCTGGTGAAGCGGTGGGCAGCTAACTAGGGATTGGCGGTGTCAAAGCCACCCAGGGTTCTGTGGGCAGAAGCCTGGCGATCAGCTCGCGCATAAAGATTGCAGGCAGATGAGCCAGTGGGCCCAGACCATCACGTGGAGGTCACACTGCCTTGAAATCGACATTTGGGCATTACCAAGCGACTCAAGTGTGGGGCAGCTGGTTGTGGGCGGGAAGTCTGGGGTTTGATTTACTTAGCTTCGTGGTCCTTAGAAGCTGTAAAATCAAAAGGAaacccatagcgacccaataggggcagggtagacctgtagGTTTCCGACACTGTAACCTCTTTaattaaggagtagaaagcctctttctcccgcgaagctgctggtggttctgaaatgCTGGTCCTAAGGATGGAGGCCCAATGCGTAACCGCTACGCCATCAGGGTCCTTGAAGGGCTGTAGGGGTCGCGAGCGGTACTGGAAGGGTCGCCCTGGGCCCTGAGCTGGGGTCTGCAGACAGGTGCGGGCCGCCCCCAGGTCTCACCGTGCACCTCCTTGCCGGTGGGCCCGAGCCGCCGGTGCGGCCTGGCGCGCCTCAGCCGGCCGACGGGGATCTTGCAACGGAGCTCATCGCGGGCCTCGGAGTCCTGCTGCCACAGGACGTGGAGGTAGCGCAGCGGGGACTGGGATCCGTCGGACGCCGGGCCGGGCAGGGCCGCGCCGCTGCCCAGCGCGGCCCCCCAGTCGGCGAAGGAGAAGGGGGCCGTCAGCAGCTCCGGTGCCACCGCGCACTCGCCGTCCGAGCTCGAGCGGCCCGAGCGCGGCTCCTCGTCCGCGCCCCCGGCAGCGGCTGCCATGGCAACGGCTCGGCGCGGACCCGGCCGGCGGAGCCTCGTTCCGGACCGACCTACGGGCCCCCTCCCCTCCGCCCCAAACCTCACTGTCAGCGACCGAGAGGGCGGGTTCGGGCCTGCAACCACGGcaaccggggagggggcgggatcGGGCGGCGATATGGGCCAATGAGAATCTGCGTAGTTCGCACCCGTTCGGCCAATCGGGCAGGCGGGTCATAGTGCGAGTGAGACGATTGGACAGAGATTCCAGTCGCCTGACAGACGGACGAAACAGCCAATCACAAACTAGAAGAGCCCACGCGCTTTGCCGTACGTCGATACCGGAGCCAATAAAACAACTGTGTTTAAGGTactcttcttcccccacccccccaccgttTTCCCCGTCGGACCACGGGAAAGATAACGGGCAGGTGAGTTAGCCAATCACATTAGGAATATCTGCAGCCAACCACTAAAGAAAGTGGGGCACGGGGACTGGGAacgcaagttcactgccatcaagtctcttgCAAGTATAACCACCCAGTGGCGTACGGGATAGcgagatcagcggttcaaacccaccagtggctgcgtgggaggaagttgaggcgtctgctcctgtaaagattgactgcTGTCTAGGACGCCCACAGAGGCACTTCTActcagtcctagagggtcactaagtGTATAAAAAGGTGAAGAAAGCCAACTGATGGCCATtgtgtcaatgctggctcatagcgacccccctggggatttctgagactataactgttgacaggagtagaaagcctgttcttttcaaacacacacacacaccactgccccAACCCCTggtcttttaaaacacacacacacacacacacacacactcccccaacccctggtcttttaaaacacacacacacacacacacacactcccccaacccctggtcttttaaaacacacacacacacactcccccaacccctggtcttttaaaacacacacacacacacacacacacacacacacacacacacacacactcccccaacccctggtcttttaaaacacacacacacacacactcccccaacccctggtcttttaaaacacacacacacacaccaccaccaccaccacctcccactcccccaacccctggtcttttaaaacacacacacacacacacacacacacacactcccccaacccctggtcttttaaaacacacacacaccaccaccaccaccaccaccaccaccaccaccacgccccACTCTCCCAACCCCTggttttttaaaacacacacacacacaccacccatccacccactacTCCCAGCAGAGCATAACCATTACGCAAACAGggctccttcaaaatccaagtaactaaagtatttttattttaatcagtaAATGTTAGTATTAGGGTACCATACCCCTTTTCCGGGTGGATATCCTTGCTGCAGTTTCTCCAATGGCGGCAACACAGATCCTGAACGTACAGGTAGAAGGGAGCACAGCGCAGCACATGCATGGAGCAGTAAAGTCAGGAGACCCGGAGGGCAGGTCCCCAGTGGGTCGGAGGAAAGTAGTGAGCGCTCCAGAGCTGGCAGGCCCATTTTCTATGTCTGGCAGGGGCCTTTGAGTTCAAGGGTTGGGTTTTCCTGGTTGGTGGGGACCCAACTCTGTCCTTGCTTGGCAAGGTACTGGGGAGGGGGCCCGTGGATCACGCTCAGAGCCTCCCCATTTCTGGTACATGGTGACTCCTCAGGCCAGTCAGGAGGCTTTCCCTGTCCTTAAGGACACCCACTTCACCCCATCCcctccaaatcactgccatcgtcaTTTCAAGGAACATCGTATCTGTATCCTTTGCAGTGTTGATTTTCTTGTGCCGTAGTTCGTAGTATTTCAGTATTCACACCCAGCGCCCCAACTGAAATAGTTCTGTCCATCTGCAGTCTTCCTCTTCCATTGTCCGACTTTCGTGTGCATGCGAGGCAATAGAAAATTCCATGGTTTGGGTCCGGTGCATCTAGTCCCCCAAGTGACACCCTTGCTCCTCGACCCTttcaagaggtcttctgcagcagattgatCCAATGCAATCCGACGTGTGGTTTCTTGATGGCAGCTACGGTGAGAGTGGCTCATGGAACCAAGCAACATGAACAAAATGAAAGGCTTTGACACctgaatcttttctctatttatcaggatgttatctgttggtccatttgtgaagcttttggttttcttttttttttttaacaatttattaggggctcatacaactcttatcacagtccatacatatacatacatcaattgtataaagcacatctgtacattctttgccctaatcattttctttttttttcttttcttttttaacattttattaggagctcatacaactcttatcacaatccacacatatacatacatcaattgtataaagcacatccatacattctttgccctaatcactctcaaagcatttgctctccacttaagccctctgcatcaggtcctcttttttttcccctccctccccactcccccctccctcatgagcccttgataatccacaaattgttattttgtcatatcttgccttatccggagtctcccttccccccccttctctgccatacatctcccagggaggaggtcacatgtggatccttttaatcagttccccctttccaacccattcaccctccactctcccagcctcgcccctcacacccctggtcctgaaggtatcctccaccctggattccctgtgcctccagctcctatatgcagcagtgtacaatctctccactatctagtcctgcaaggtagaattcggatcatggtagttggggggaggaagcatccaggatctgggggaaagctgtgttctttattggtactacatcgcaccctgactgacccgtcgtctcctcccctaaacccctctgtgaggggatctccagtggtcgacacttgggcctcgggtctccactctgcacttcccccttcattcactatggtgtatacacacacacacacacatatatattctttttttgtgtgtgtgcgtgatgccttatacctggtccctttggcacctcgtgattgcacaggctggtgtgcttcctccatgtgggctttattgcttctgagctagatggccgcttgttcaccttcaagcctttaaggccccagacactatctctttcgatagccgggcaccatcagctttcttcgccacatttgcttatgcacctgtttgtcttcggcgatcatatcatggaggtgtgcagccaatgatatgattttttgttctttgatgcctgataactgatccctttgggaccacgtgatcacacaggctggtgtgttcttccatgtgggctttgttgcttctgagctagatggcagcttgtttatcttcaagcctttaagaccccagtcactatctcttttgatagccgggcaccatcagctttcttcaccacatttacttgttcacccacgctTTCGGTTTTCTTCACGTTGATTTGCAATCCATCTttgatttccatcagcaagtAAGTCCTCTTAATTATCATAATCCCTTTTGGACAAGCCATGTCCTAGAAATCCCCTTCCTGCCTAAACCCTTTATTGGaggagaagccttgtagagacccTTCTCTATTATACCTTCGCGCGTGGAAAACTTGCTTCTTGTGACTATTCGTAGTCAGCAGAGGCAAACTCATTGCAATcacgtcagtgccaactcatagcagccctatgggctagggtacaactgctcctgtgcgtttccaaagctgtaaccttTGCAGTAGCTAAACAAAACcggtctttctctggaggagtagctggtggttttgaactgctgacggtgCAGTCCAACAAGTAATCACTACAATACCGGGGCGTCCGGTAGAAGGCAAGGTCGCTCCTTTATAGGGTTGGCTAAGGAACATCACTCTTGCCCTGGCAGTTCAGGCAACCAGGAAAGGATAGGCTGGTATTGcccattgtgaatcagaaaatcatatgatttactatgtggggaataatgtaatcaagaggaagacCATGACGTTATTGTCAAAATGGACATCGTAAAATCAATCATGATGTACAATGCTACAgtatctgtgataggatgatatGTATCCacctgtgttagttacataatccgttgtcaattggaatttagcctgtcaatcagattgcagcttgatgacctcatttggaggcgctaaggagataaatactcTCTGGAGGGGGGACACATGTtcccttcctgggagacattcctgctgacaagatacatggagctatgctagagccctggagctggaggagccacgtggagacccacgccagcgctgaaatgcgtactggatccacaaggctttccacccactggcctgtgatcttcttgcattcagcatcattgcatgtgtttcatgagtctgaagaagaatttagagATCagaattggacatatgggctaatattggacttatggacttgatctggacagggctgggatgttttctcaatatactattgttcttttatataaagctctttttaaaaaaattgttttagctctttcttatacacatatgagtgtctatgaatgtgtttctctagtcaacccagactaacacaccacctttaatgaaatccaatcaatataactattattccaaTGGATGCACCCAGTACTAAAGcggaaaaaaaattgaagaattctaccaatgacttcaatctaaaatggatcaaacatacagtcaagatgtattgataattactggcaattgcaATGCAAAAGTTGTTCCCAGAAGGCCATGTCCTGGGCAGCATCTGCTTGTGCATTCGTAGGAGCTCGGAGAAACCGGTGACAGACCAGCCAGGCCGCAGAAAGCCACGGGGCTGGTAAGACAAGTCTTATAGCAACAAGTCATCCTGAAGAGACAACAAGCGCAAGCTAGCCCACTGCAGAAGAGCAGGCCGGGGAGGGTCCCATTTGGGTGAAACAAAAGTGTGCTAAGTAGAATGCGTGCATTTCCGTACCTGAACGCTAATGCAGATGCACAAGCAGACCCGTTGTATTGTGCTGCACACATAGTCTGTTGTTGCTTagcgttttgtttgttttttaatttaacaaaTTGCAGGTTGTGGCAGCTCTGCTTTGAGCAGGTCTATCTGCCCATTTTTCTGTGTACACACTCTATCTTGATTTATGCAGTATTTCAAACCTCTTCACAATGCTCAaggtgaccttgtgattagcaagcgGCTCCGAGCACAGCCCACACGTGCACGCTTGAGAGACTATGGTATTATGAAAACATAATTTTTATATGCGGGATACCTTTATATAACAAGAAACTCACCTCCCCCAAGTGGATGACTCATTTTATTGTGATAATCCTTCTTTCAGTGAGCAGGAATGGCATCGCAACACCACACCAGGCCCGTATGTGGCATTATAAATGACAGCAAGGAAAGATCATCTCCCCAGGGCTGGAcatggtgtggggaggggcgtCATTGTACAAGTTGCAAGTTATACTTTGTAACAAGTTGCAGGTAGAACCTTTCTGAGCAGTACatgtctaaggagccctggcatcGTACTGGTTACACTTACAGTGGTTAcacgtgtagtggttacacggtgGGCAGCTAATGGGATGGTCAGCAGTTCCGatccaccagcagttccttggaagaaatgcagggctttctattcctgtcaagagAGTTACTAAAGTGCTCCTGATCCAAGTCAGGGTCTCTGCAgttgtctcacatgcatgtgacagtGGACCTGTAATTAAAAAGACtcaggaagaatcgatgcatttgaatcatggtgctggccaaTGACCATggactgagaggcaaggatggcaagattttgtcttacatactttggacccgTCAGGAGagcttggagaagggcatcatgtgtggggcagtggaggggcagcaggggAAAGGAGGGGCCTCAAAGAGGTGGACTGACCCGGGGTCTGCACCCagaggctcaagcagaggaacaggactgggcagtgttctgttgtgcagaaggtcactgtggtagttacataacctgctgTCAACTCGagacttttcatttttaattattttattggggcctcatacatctcttatcacaatacatacatccatcgtgtcaagcacattagcatatttgttgccatcattattttcaaaacagtttctttctacttgagcccttggtatcagctcatttccccacctTCTTTCCCCAGCCTCGCGAACCTTTAATAattcagaaattattattttttcatgtcttacactgactgatttctcctgtaacccacttttctgttgtccgtcccctagggagggggttataggtagatcattgtggtctgttctccccttctccccaaccttccccttcccctcctggtatcgctactgtcattattggtcctgaggggtttatctgtcctggattccctgtgtttccagctcttatctgtacccatgtacatgctctggtccagctggattgataaggtagaattgggatcatgatagtggtggggaggaagcgttaaagaactagaggaaagttgtatgtttcatcggtgctatactgcaccccgactggctcatctcttccatgaGACTCTtcggtaaggagatgtccagttgcctacagatgggctttgggtctccactttgcccgCTCCCGCAtccacattgataagattttttttgttctgggtcaacTTGAGAcacttaaaagtgaaggggtggagtttagcctgtcaatcaggttgtagcttgatgaccaaatttggaggcgctaaggagataaatagctctctggaggtgggacacacacgtcctccctgcaagatattcctgttgacaagccacatggagctatgctgatggcagcccgagcccttgagctggaggagccacatggagacccacgccagccctaagatgcttccactgccactggatccacagactttccacccagtcacctgtgatcttcctgcactcagcatcattgtatgcgttgtgtgagtctaaagaggtattggatatatgggctaatattggacttcctccagggaggaagacaggaattcccagaatcctcaggagaaggccatgcctacacataggcaccattggctatgacctcattgacaggctagactccaccccttcactcaagttgacaagagatgttGTAATTGCCACAATAATCTAACGCTTTCCATGAGAGCACCACCAGCCCATGTGCACACCCAGGGAGTTTACaccacatacaattcaataaagtCCAACGAGGCTGTgtggacccccaccccacccccctcagttCGGCCTGCTGGGGATCCCAGCACTTGGGGTTTTCGAGTCCTCGGGGTCGAGTTTTCTCAGCATCTGACGATTTCCGGGACCCTGCTAGAGGAGGGCATTTTGGTGGCTCTGACCACTGTGTGGCCCACCCAGGCCCTGATTCTGACCTCCCCAGGGACTGCAGACAACAGGAACACTGTGGGACCAGCAAGGCTGGTGTGGGTGGCAGCTGCTCTACCTCTGCGGCTCCCCTCCTCGGTGCTCTGGGGGAGATAGCTGGCAGTGCTCTCAGTGGTGGGGTACGGGTACAagacccctgccccacccccacgatTGTTTAAAATGTGTGCATGTGGGGGGAAGACTTGGCACAGCCTTGCAGCCTCAGGCATAGCTGGATTCCAGGGCCCCAGGCCCCATCCCTGCAGCCCTCCAGAGCCCAGGCCCTGTCCTAATGCATCAGGCCTGAAATGCGGAGGGCCACCCTCAGACAGGGAGGCACCAGGGCCAGCTGCTGGGAGGCCAGGCTTCAGTAGGGaattttccccctcactctctACAGCAATAAAGATTTACTTGGGGCTCCTTCCAGGAGGCTggcgggagtggggtgggggtgggtcctGGTGTGGTGCAATCCAAGGTCCTGGGGTTGGGCTCCGCTGCTCCACGATTTCTCCTCAGGAGGACCGGGCAGACATGCGCCACGAGACAGACTACCAGGACTGgcttggatgtgtttctctaaaccGTCCATTGAAAGGTGACTGAGGGCAAGTGTTAAAGACTGTTCCCTGCAATGCCCGCGGTTGCACGCCCCAGCCTCtctagaggagaaagatg
This genomic interval carries:
- the ANKRD54 gene encoding ankyrin repeat domain-containing protein 54 produces the protein MAAAAGGADEEPRSGRSSSDGECAVAPELLTAPFSFADWGAALGSGAALPGPASDGSQSPLRYLHVLWQQDSEARDELRCKIPVGRLRRARPHRRLGPTGKEVHALKRLRDSANANDVETVQQLLEDGVDPCAADGKGRTALHFASCNGNDQIVQLLLDHGADPNQRDGLGNTPLHLAACTNHVPVITTLLRGGARVDALDRAGRTPLHLAKSKLNILQEGHSQCLEAVRLEVKQIIQMLREYLERLGRHEQRERLDDLCTRLQMTSTREQVDEVTGLLASFTSLSLQMQNIEKR